A genomic stretch from Helianthus annuus cultivar XRQ/B chromosome 1, HanXRQr2.0-SUNRISE, whole genome shotgun sequence includes:
- the LOC110932835 gene encoding PXMP2/4 family protein 4-like, protein MNKRRSQPLVLLEINNRSLPQDVTWSLLDHNWLRALRMASYGFLLYGSGSYVWYQYLDRCMPKQTTQNIIMKVVLNQIILSPSVIAVVFAWNNLWQGKLSELPNKYQKHALPTLLFGFRFWIPVNVINFWYIYLSLLIHFGFDFA, encoded by the exons ATGAACAAGAGAAGATCACAGCCGTTGGTTCTTCTGGAGATCAACAACCGCAGCCTACCACAG GATGTCACATGGAGTCTGCTGGACCATAATTGGCTCCGAGCCCTGCGAATGGCTTCTTATGGGTTCCTTCTGTATGGGTCTGGTTCTTACGTCTGGTACCAGTATCTTGATCGTTGCATGCCAAAACAGACAACACAGAACATTATAATGaag GTTGTATTGAACCAAATTATACTTAGTCCATCTGTTATTGCTGTTGTTTTTGCATGGAATAATCTGTGGCAAGGGAAGCTTTCAGAGCTTCCAAATAAGTATCAGAAACACGCTCTTCCTACATTACTTTTTG GATTTAGATTCTGGATTCCCGTCAACGTGATTAATTTCTGGTATATATATCTCTCTCTCCTCATCCATTTTGGTTTTGACTTTGCGTAG